From the Thermovirga lienii DSM 17291 genome, one window contains:
- a CDS encoding chromosomal replication initiator protein DnaA (PFAM: domain; Bacterial dnaA protein~TIGRFAM: chromosomal replication initiator protein DnaA~COGs: COG0593 ATPase involved in DNA replication initiation~InterProIPR020591: IPR003593: IPR013159: IPR001957: IPR 018312: IPR013317~KEGG: tai:Taci_0001 chromosomal replication initiator protein DnaA~PFAM: Chromosomal replication initiator DnaA; Chromosomal replication initiator DnaA domain~SMART: Chromosomal replication initiator DnaA domain; AAA ATPase~SPTR: Chromosomal replication initiator protein dnaA;~TIGRFAM: chromosomal replication initiator protein DnaA), translating into MKDFLEQTWNKLLEEGREKLPKGAADIWLKTCLPISLEGGVLVLDVPNVFVKEQIQNRFLEKLEDLAAEMNVATKVILQVGKGAPKEEVKRAEKVSRPTPHPGSGLNPDYQFDSFVIGKSNRLAHAASLAVAESPGVAYNPLFIWGGVGLGKTHLMHSIGNYVLKKMEGARVAYVSSEKFINEFILSIQNNKTHEFKQKYRSVDVLLIDDIHFLANKESTQEEFFHTFNSLHDAKKQIVISSDKPPKEIHHIEERLVSRFEWGLVTDIQPPDLETRIAILKKKAEIKNYNVPEEVIFFLAQNIPSNIRELEGSLNSVMFFSDLNNEPLTVENAAKWLKDVIRNSNKGPASIEVIQQVTAETFGIPVSALTSSKRTSEIALARQIAMYLSREYTESSLQHIGYAFNRKDHTTVIHAVKKIEEAYKKDTRIRQIVDKIKEKL; encoded by the coding sequence ATGAAGGACTTTCTTGAACAAACCTGGAACAAACTTCTTGAAGAGGGGAGAGAAAAGCTTCCCAAGGGCGCAGCCGATATATGGCTCAAAACCTGTCTTCCAATCTCTTTGGAGGGCGGTGTTTTGGTGTTGGATGTGCCCAACGTCTTTGTCAAAGAACAAATACAAAATAGATTTCTAGAGAAACTGGAAGACCTGGCAGCGGAGATGAACGTTGCAACCAAGGTCATTCTTCAAGTGGGGAAGGGCGCTCCAAAAGAAGAAGTAAAAAGAGCTGAGAAGGTAAGCCGCCCTACGCCTCATCCTGGCAGTGGGCTCAATCCTGATTATCAATTTGATTCCTTCGTAATAGGAAAATCAAACCGGCTGGCTCACGCGGCAAGCCTTGCGGTCGCAGAATCCCCAGGTGTTGCCTACAACCCCCTCTTCATATGGGGAGGAGTGGGACTTGGAAAGACTCACCTCATGCATTCCATTGGAAACTACGTGCTCAAGAAAATGGAGGGGGCAAGAGTCGCTTACGTAAGCTCCGAAAAGTTCATAAACGAGTTCATTTTGTCCATACAGAATAATAAGACCCATGAGTTCAAACAAAAGTACAGAAGCGTCGATGTACTCCTCATAGACGACATTCACTTTCTGGCCAATAAGGAGAGCACTCAGGAAGAGTTCTTTCACACCTTCAACAGCCTCCATGATGCAAAAAAACAGATAGTTATAAGCTCCGATAAACCTCCAAAGGAGATACACCACATTGAGGAGAGGCTTGTAAGCCGCTTCGAATGGGGACTTGTAACGGACATACAGCCGCCAGATTTGGAGACCCGAATAGCCATACTCAAAAAGAAAGCGGAGATAAAAAATTACAACGTCCCAGAGGAAGTCATATTCTTCTTGGCTCAGAACATTCCAAGCAACATAAGGGAACTGGAAGGTTCCCTAAACAGCGTCATGTTCTTTTCCGACCTCAACAACGAGCCCCTCACGGTGGAAAACGCGGCCAAGTGGCTCAAAGACGTCATAAGAAACTCTAACAAGGGACCTGCCAGCATAGAGGTCATACAGCAGGTCACAGCAGAAACCTTCGGCATACCGGTAAGCGCTCTGACAAGCAGCAAGAGAACCTCTGAGATAGCCCTGGCCAGACAGATAGCCATGTACCTCAGCAGGGAGTACACCGAGTCCAGCCTCCAACATATAGGATATGCTTTCAACAGAAAGGACCATACCACAGTAATCCACGCCGTGAAGAAGATAGAGGAGGCTTACAAGAAGGATACCAGGATAAGACAAATTGTGGATAAAATAAAGGAGAAGCTGTAG
- a CDS encoding DNA polymerase III, beta subunit (PFAM: DNA polymerase III beta subunit, C-terminal domain; DNA polymerase III beta subunit, N-terminal domain; DNA polymerase III beta subunit, central domain~TIGRFAM: DNA polymerase III, beta subunit~COGs: COG0592 DNA polymerase sliding clamp subunit (PCNA homolog)~InterPro IPR001001~KEGG: aco:Amico_0002 DNA polymerase III, beta subunit~PFAM: DNA polymerase III beta chain~PRIAM: DNA-directed DNA polymerase~SMART: DNA polymerase III beta chain~SPTR: DNA polymerase III, beta subunit;~TIGRFAM: DNA polymerase III, beta subunit), with the protein MKLLVKKAPFIKSWLLAERSTGSRSALTVLTGVKCIAEQNSVTLQATDLKTSIRCIAEGVEVQDPGEAVFPVKVVGELFKKAPTETFTIEVDGGKAKINCGEKNHYKFTTYPVSEFPKLPRSEESRPFFKITVSELKRLLEEGTFAGSPGEEFPQYLSSGLFQVKDGFVKVVSTDGRRLSLSQSALDESFEEKQVLLPLNALKELGRIVSSVEEDLDVEVKEDDSQVYFLVDNIEFAIRRIESRFPPYEKILSPEKSTWMEVDRNSMIEALERAEIVVRDFSKMVILNLSPGGNMTVKASAPEIGEAIEEVPAEIDGDPLKVAFNVRFLLDGMRALHGKVAHMTFNGPNGQMLLSKPGEESFLYVLMPITLPSEGENL; encoded by the coding sequence ATGAAGCTCCTAGTTAAGAAAGCCCCTTTCATAAAAAGCTGGCTTCTTGCTGAACGTAGTACAGGGAGCAGAAGTGCATTGACGGTTCTTACAGGTGTAAAGTGCATAGCAGAGCAAAATTCAGTAACGTTGCAAGCAACGGACCTTAAGACCTCCATAAGGTGTATTGCTGAGGGGGTTGAAGTGCAAGACCCTGGAGAAGCGGTATTTCCAGTCAAGGTAGTAGGAGAGCTTTTCAAGAAGGCCCCAACGGAAACCTTCACCATAGAGGTAGATGGAGGAAAAGCAAAGATAAACTGTGGTGAAAAAAATCACTATAAATTCACGACCTATCCAGTTTCCGAGTTTCCAAAGCTTCCAAGATCCGAGGAAAGCAGACCTTTTTTCAAAATAACCGTATCAGAGCTTAAAAGACTTCTTGAAGAAGGAACCTTTGCAGGTTCTCCGGGTGAGGAGTTTCCCCAATATTTGAGTTCCGGACTTTTTCAGGTCAAAGATGGGTTTGTAAAGGTAGTTTCCACCGACGGAAGAAGACTTTCCCTCTCTCAGTCGGCCCTGGATGAATCATTCGAAGAAAAACAGGTTCTTTTACCTTTGAACGCCCTCAAAGAGCTAGGAAGGATAGTATCCTCCGTTGAAGAGGACTTGGATGTAGAGGTAAAAGAGGACGATTCCCAGGTTTACTTCCTGGTGGATAACATAGAGTTTGCCATAAGGAGAATAGAATCAAGGTTTCCTCCCTATGAGAAGATACTCTCTCCAGAGAAGAGTACCTGGATGGAAGTTGACAGAAACAGCATGATAGAGGCCCTTGAGAGGGCGGAGATAGTGGTAAGGGACTTCAGTAAAATGGTGATATTGAATCTGTCTCCGGGAGGAAACATGACCGTCAAAGCCAGTGCTCCGGAGATTGGAGAAGCCATTGAGGAGGTTCCAGCGGAAATAGACGGAGATCCTTTGAAGGTCGCCTTTAACGTAAGGTTTTTGTTGGATGGAATGAGAGCCCTTCATGGGAAGGTAGCTCACATGACCTTCAACGGTCCTAATGGTCAGATGTTGTTATCCAAGCCGGGAGAGGAAAGTTTTCTTTACGTATTGATGCCCATAACCCTCCCATCAGAAGGAGAAAATCTCTGA
- a CDS encoding DNA replication and repair protein RecF (PFAM: RecF/RecN/SMC N terminal domain~TIGRFAM: recF protein~COGs: COG1195 Recombinational DNA repair ATPase (RecF pathway)~InterPro IPR001238: IPR018078: IPR003395~KEGG: aco:Amico_0003 DNA replication and repair protein RecF~PFAM: SMC domain protein~SPTR: DNA replication and repair protein recF;~TIGRFAM: DNA replication and repair protein RecF): MILKRLKIKGFRNLKPHSLEMAEGLHLLFGENGAGKTNFLESMNILMGWGPFRGKSVGDVPCWHVKDEKTFVWGAFEGEESLEAAVGILKKTVFKVGGKLSSASEMRNMVPSLSFLPEDMALVEGGPSRRRSFIDRLCAVLFPLYASTIYDYRRLLRQKKAALERRSNISLVNRVMAERAVWIWSCRTAALDLLRLGLNEAKELLPDEIDVSLVRGGTLGIDDPREDFWESIKAFKEKEELYRTSIVGPHRDEIKIASNGRGVGDFFSRGHRRRTALALMLAAGWAVERKLRKKPILLLDEVMAELDMEGREILVKMLESMKWQTFVTTAEDVTPFWPGEVWIVDKGKVSLMR, encoded by the coding sequence ATGATTTTAAAGAGACTAAAGATAAAAGGTTTTAGAAACTTGAAGCCCCATAGCCTTGAAATGGCCGAGGGGCTTCACCTGCTTTTTGGAGAGAACGGCGCAGGAAAGACCAACTTTTTGGAGAGCATGAATATCTTGATGGGATGGGGACCTTTCAGAGGAAAGAGTGTGGGGGACGTTCCGTGTTGGCACGTAAAGGACGAAAAAACCTTTGTTTGGGGAGCCTTTGAAGGAGAAGAATCCTTGGAGGCGGCTGTGGGAATATTAAAGAAAACCGTTTTCAAGGTTGGTGGTAAGCTCAGCAGTGCCTCGGAAATGAGAAATATGGTACCTTCTTTGTCCTTTTTGCCGGAAGACATGGCCTTGGTGGAGGGAGGACCTTCCAGGAGGAGGAGCTTCATAGACAGGCTTTGTGCTGTACTTTTTCCACTATATGCATCTACCATATATGATTACAGAAGGTTATTGAGGCAAAAAAAGGCAGCGCTTGAAAGAAGGAGTAATATATCTTTGGTGAACAGGGTGATGGCAGAGAGGGCAGTTTGGATATGGTCGTGCAGGACCGCTGCCTTAGACCTTCTGAGGTTAGGTTTGAATGAGGCAAAGGAGCTTTTACCTGATGAGATAGATGTATCTCTCGTAAGGGGAGGTACGTTGGGAATAGATGATCCCAGGGAGGATTTTTGGGAGTCCATAAAGGCCTTTAAGGAGAAAGAAGAATTATATAGAACGAGCATTGTAGGTCCTCACAGGGACGAAATAAAGATTGCCTCCAATGGGAGAGGGGTAGGGGATTTTTTCAGCAGGGGTCACAGAAGAAGGACGGCCTTGGCTTTGATGCTTGCAGCGGGGTGGGCAGTGGAGAGAAAATTAAGGAAAAAACCTATACTGCTTCTCGATGAAGTGATGGCAGAGCTGGACATGGAAGGAAGAGAGATACTGGTTAAAATGCTTGAATCCATGAAATGGCAGACATTTGTGACGACGGCAGAGGATGTAACTCCTTTTTGGCCTGGTGAAGTATGGATCGTTGATAAAGGCAAAGTATCTCTCATGAGGTAG